One region of Brassica napus cultivar Da-Ae chromosome A10, Da-Ae, whole genome shotgun sequence genomic DNA includes:
- the LOC106369726 gene encoding ADP-ribosylation factor-like protein 13B, with translation MNFCCFCFKKKKETVPDGAKEPEVKIQQQDEGKRPINIKKASKPLNGDASSSNGTASQNYSFLEQAKGVGAGAAAQVNAIGVGAAENVKAIGKGAFNLLPNNIKGYFGKKNDRKEPRAVKPQHWKEEEEMRQKRIRQEKEEENRRQRDLAEEKRKQEKIRQEKEEEERRKRASENNSEGTSMVAGITGSLLSAISTVTNASAQALGAVQRSTSTQAQRTGETSTSTHTQGTWRPSTSTHAQGTSRPSTSTQNPYSSQRGNTTS, from the exons atgaatTTTTGTTGTTTCTGTTTCAAAAAGAAGAAG GAGACTGTACCAGATGGGGCAAAGGAACCAGAAGTCAAGATCCAGCAGCAAGATGAAGGCAAACGACCTATTAACATAAAAAAAGCAAGTAAACCGCTCAATGGTGATGCCAGCAGCTCAAACGGGACAGCATCGCAAAATTATAGTTTCTTGGAGCAGGCAAAAGGTGTCGGGGCGGGTGCTGCTGCGCAGGTGAACGCTATAGGTGTCGGTGCGGCTGAGAATGTAAAAGCTATCGGTAAGGGTGCGTTTAACCTTCTTCCTAACAATATAAAAGGGTATTTTGGAAAGAAGAACGATAGAAAAGAACCAAGGGCAGTGAAACCGCAACActggaaggaagaagaagagatgagacaAAAGAGGATCAGGCAGGAGAAGGAGGAAGAGAATAGGAGGCAACGAGATTTAGcggaagaaaagagaaaacaagagAAGATCAGGcaggagaaggaagaagaagagaggaggaAACGAGCTTCGGAAAATAACTCAG AAGGAACCTCAATGGTGGCAGGAATCACAGGAAGTTTGTTGAGCGCCATATCCACAGTAACAAATGCATCTGCGCAAGCACTAGGAGCCGTACAACGAAGTACATCCACGCAAGCACAACGAACAGGAGAAACAAGTACATCAACGCATACACAAGGAACTTGGCGACCAAGTACATCAACGCACGCACAAGGAACTTCGCGACCAAGTACATCTACGCAAAACCCATATTCATCTCAAAGAGGAAACACGACCAGTTGA
- the LOC106370384 gene encoding adenylate kinase isoenzyme 6 homolog, which produces MAEGANNGTRRPRPNLLITGTPGTGKSTTASALAEATNFRYICVGDLVKEKTLHDGWDDQFECHVINEDLVCDELEDIMEGGGVIVDYHGCDFFPERWFDRVVVLQTENSVLYDRLTKRGYSGTKLANNIECEIFQVLLEEARDSYQEEIVIALQSDTIEDISDNVASLTEWITSWQP; this is translated from the exons ATGGCGGAAGGAGCTAACAACGGGACGAGGCGCCCAAGGCCGAACCTACTAATCACGGGGACTCCCGGTACCGGTAAATCGACGACGGCTTCTGCTCTGGCGGAAGCCACGAACTTCCGTTACATCTGCGTCGGAGATCTGGTCAAAGAGAAAACCTTGCACGATGGTTGGGACGATCAGTTCGAGTGCCACGTCATTAATGAAGACCTG GTGTGTGATGAGCTTGAAGATATAATGGAAGGAGGAGGTGTCATTGTTGATTACCACGGCTGTGACTTCTTTCCCGAGCGCTGGTTTGATCGTGTTGTCGTCCTTCAAACTGAGAACTCTGTCTTGTATGACCGTTTAACCAAGAG GGGTTATTCGGGAACCAAGCTTGCTAACAACATTGAATGCGAGATCTTCCAAGTCCTGCTCGAAGAAGCAAGAGATAGTTACCAAGAGGAGATTGTCATCGCGCTGCAAAGCGACACCATCGAAGATATCTCCGACAATGTCGCAAGTTTGACTGAATGGATCACCTCATGGCAGCCCTGA